A genome region from Trachemys scripta elegans isolate TJP31775 chromosome 2, CAS_Tse_1.0, whole genome shotgun sequence includes the following:
- the CCT5 gene encoding T-complex protein 1 subunit epsilon — MSAMGTLAFDEYGRPFLILKDQDRKSRLMGLEALKSHIMAAKAVANTLRTSLGPNGLDKMMVDKDGEVTVTNDGATILSMMDVDHQIAKLMVELSKSQDDEIGDGTTGVVVLAGALLEQAEQLLDRGIHPMRIADGYEQAARIAIENLDKISDSFPVDPQNSEPLIQTAKTTLGSKVINRCNRQMAEIAVNAVLTVADMERKDVDFELIKVQGKVGGRLEDTQLVKGVIVDKDFSHPQMPKEVKDAKIAILTCPFEPPKPKTKHKLDVTSVEDYKALQKYEKEKFEEMVKQIKDTGANLAICQWGFDDEANHLLLQNELPAVRWVGGPEIELIAIATGGRIVPRFCELTSEKLGFAGIVREISFGTTKDKMLVIEQCQNSRAVTIFIRGGNKMIIEEAKRSLHDALCVIRNLVRDNRIVYGGGAAEISCALAVSETADKCPSLEQYAMRAFADALEVIPMALSENSGMNPIQTMTEVRARQVKENNPALGIDCLRKGTNDMKKQHVIETLIGKKQQIALATQMVRMILKIDDIRRPGESEE, encoded by the exons ATGTCGGCGATGGGGACTCTCGCGTTCGATGAGTACGGGCGGCCCTTCCTGATCCTCAAGGACCAGGATCGCAAGAGCCGCCTCATGGGGCTGGAGGCGCTCAAG TCTCATATAATGGCAGCAAAGGCTGTGGCAAATACACTGAGAACATCACTGGGGCCCAATG GTCTTGATAAAATGATGGTGGACAAGGATGGTGAGGTGACTGTCACGAATGATGGGGCCACCATTCTGAGTATGATGGATGTGGATCATCAGATAGCTAAACTTATGGTAGAGTTGTCTAAATCGCAGGATGATGAGATTGGGGATGGAACTACAGGGGTTGTTG ttcTGGCTGGTGCATTATTGGAACAGGCTGAGCAGTTGTTAGATCGCGGTATTCACCCTATGAGAATAGCAGATGGTTATGAGCAGGCTGCGCGCATTGCCATTGAGAATCTAGACAAAATCAGCGACAGTTTTCCAGTCGATCCACAGAACAGTGAACCTCTCATCCAGACTGCAAAGACAACTCTAGGTTCTAAAGT AATTAATCGTTGCAACAGACAAATGGCAGAAATTGCTGTAAATGCTGTACTGACAGTGGCTGATATGGAACGCAAAGATGTTGATTTTGAGCTAATCAAAGTACAAGGCAAAGTGGGAGGGAGACTGGAAGATACCCAGTTGGTTAAAGGAGTGATTGTGGATAAAGATTTCAGCCATCCACAGATGCCTAAA GAAGTTAAAGATGCTAAAATTGCAATTCTCACTTGTCCATTTGAGCCACCTAAGCCTAAAACCAAGCACAAGCTTGATGTAACATCCGTGGAAGATTACAAGGCACTGCAGAAGTATGAAAAGGAGAAATTTGAAGAGATGGTGAAACAG ATTAAAGACACTGGTGCAAACCTAGCTATTTGCCAGTGGGGTTTTGATGACGAGGCAAATCACTTACTGCTTCAGAATGAGCTGCCTGCTGTTCGTTGGGTTGGTGGACCTGAAATAGAA TTGATTGCCATTGCAACCGGAGGGCGCATCGTTCCTCGTTTCTGCGAACTCACGTCTGAGAAACTAGGCTTTGCTGGCATTGTCAGGGAGATCTCATTTGGAACAACAAAGGATAAAATGCTTGTTATTGAGCAGTGTCAGAATTCCAGAGCTGTTACCATCTTCATTAGAGGAGGAAATAAGATG ATTATCGAAGAAGCAAAACGGTCTCTTCATGATGCGTTGTGTGTAATCCGGAACCTGGTTCGTGATAACCGCATTGTGTATGGAGGAGGTGCTGCTGAGATCTCTTGTGCTTTGGCAGTTAGTGAAACAGCAgataag TGCCCCTCTTTGGAACAGTATGCTATGAGGGCTTTTGCTGATGCCCTAGAAGTCATTCCCATGGCGCTTTCTGAAAACAGTGGAATGAATCCCATACAGACTATGACTGAAGTGCGAGCTAGACAAGTGAAAGAAAACAATCCTGCTCTTGGGATCGATTGTTTGCGCAAAGGAACAAATG ATATGAAGAAACAACATGTCATAGAAACCTTAattggtaaaaagcaacagattgCTCTGGCTACTCAGATGGTTAGAATGATTCTAAAGATTGATGATATTCGTAGGCCAGGAGAATctgaagaatga